In Dyadobacter subterraneus, a single genomic region encodes these proteins:
- a CDS encoding FAD binding domain-containing protein: MNPFKYTSVKDSKTAMTAAATAGSKFIAGGTNIVDLMKLNIETPRQIIDINGLGFNKIETLANGNIMIGALVKNSDLAYDTTIMQRYPVLSEALLAGASAQLRNAASTGGNLMQRTRCPYFYDVAFACNKRVQGSGCSAIPGYNRDNAVLGTSDKCIATHPSDMCVAMAALGAIIHLQGAKGTRTIPFADFHLLPGQTPHLEHNLKSGELITSVELPALSFSSKSHYLKARDRASYQFALASAAVVLDIKNGIIENARIALGGVGTKPWRSFSAEKSLVGKSAGTETYRKAADMALAEAKAYKDNGFKIELAKRTLVQALTKVGEMS, translated from the coding sequence ATGAATCCTTTTAAATATACCTCAGTAAAAGATAGTAAAACTGCTATGACTGCCGCTGCAACTGCCGGGTCAAAATTCATTGCTGGTGGTACCAATATTGTTGATCTGATGAAGCTGAATATCGAAACACCCAGGCAGATAATCGATATTAATGGTCTTGGTTTTAATAAAATTGAAACACTTGCAAATGGTAATATAATGATCGGAGCACTTGTAAAAAACAGTGATCTCGCCTATGACACTACGATTATGCAGCGTTATCCGGTTTTGTCAGAAGCCTTGCTTGCAGGCGCATCAGCTCAGTTGCGTAACGCTGCAAGTACCGGTGGAAATCTGATGCAAAGAACCCGTTGTCCCTATTTTTATGATGTAGCTTTTGCCTGCAACAAGCGTGTGCAAGGGTCCGGATGCTCTGCTATTCCCGGGTATAACCGCGATAATGCAGTTTTGGGTACCAGCGATAAATGCATTGCCACGCATCCGTCGGATATGTGCGTGGCAATGGCTGCTTTGGGTGCCATCATACATTTACAGGGTGCCAAAGGTACCAGAACAATTCCGTTTGCAGATTTTCATCTCCTGCCCGGACAAACCCCCCATCTGGAACATAATCTGAAATCGGGTGAATTAATTACTTCGGTGGAATTACCGGCGTTAAGTTTCTCTTCAAAATCACATTATTTAAAAGCGAGAGATCGTGCTTCTTATCAGTTTGCACTGGCCTCTGCGGCTGTCGTGCTGGATATCAAAAATGGAATTATAGAAAACGCCCGTATCGCGCTGGGTGGAGTCGGGACAAAACCATGGCGTTCGTTTTCTGCTGAAAAATCGCTTGTTGGTAAAAGTGCAGGAACTGAAACTTACCGCAAGGCAGCTGATATGGCGTTAGCAGAAGCAAAAGCATATAAGGACAACGGATTTAAAATTGAATTGGCCAAACGTACACTGGTACAAGCCTTAACCAAAGTTGGAGAAATGTCATGA
- a CDS encoding T9SS type A sorting domain-containing protein, producing MKHSQRGLVTLFVLCFFSSLSFGIDLSQTITSGGKSRSFVFHAPGSIVAQNLPLLFVFHGDGGSGSGIKGSTGFDAIADANNFIVVYPNADNDGNGWNRAIDQLKDVNFTSDMIDYFCSTYHINAQKVYASGHSAGGFMTYNLAVNLPGRIAAFAPVAGNMYANNGNYSYFSSPNFKPVPILHIHGDPDGTVDYPDPDHQPTNWSEWPLTEFSYYTCGKITYTLPNATIATNVTKLSFCVGSPPATKEISLIRVAGAGHSWPAVAGFNPAQVIWDFVKAYSITTVPSCVVVPETPTYVEGTIHTQGNAIMSPCNEVFIPRGMNYSLADDWEFPANMNGDPTGVNNELSAEIIKAKPNIVRIEWYANRAANWKPYSVADLDVVITRFRNAGIVSVMDLHDLTCSNDYTQFNNIILPWWKQQSVKDLIAKHKGYVLVNVANEFGNVNWASDKSAAYTTWLNHYKAVITDLRSAGIQVPLMIDAPDCGQSLDIALQAGAALRMEDPLHNIIMSAHAYWYADNAAAMETRVQQIANAAFPIVLGEIANIQDATGPCSNTIPAYKDLLQSCQNHNVGWLAWTWTDDFCEGINGRRMSMNGSFTNLSTYGNTIVNDPNFGLATHATKMNVQCLSGPLPVKLQSFEAKETEENQILVQWKTSSEINFKQFELERSVDGKRFEQLAILKPEAASNNFNYNFADTKLIEPTYYYRLKMVDLDETFAYSGIVSVERKSFDPVVVYPSPTRDFIQIKASENVFPAKIKIIDQSGRIVLSQTVLKQSQKISIDGLSAGIYIISMQDIVVGKVIVQGK from the coding sequence ATGAAACATTCTCAACGTGGCTTGGTTACCTTATTTGTTTTATGCTTTTTTTCTTCCCTTTCGTTTGGCATAGATCTGTCTCAGACAATTACTTCGGGAGGGAAAAGCAGGAGTTTTGTTTTTCATGCACCGGGGAGCATCGTAGCTCAAAATTTGCCTTTGTTGTTCGTTTTTCATGGTGATGGAGGCAGTGGTTCGGGCATTAAGGGAAGTACCGGCTTCGATGCCATAGCCGATGCAAATAATTTCATTGTTGTATATCCCAATGCAGATAATGATGGAAATGGCTGGAACCGTGCCATAGATCAGTTAAAGGATGTGAATTTTACATCCGATATGATCGATTATTTTTGTTCAACCTATCATATCAATGCACAAAAAGTTTATGCTTCCGGACATTCTGCCGGAGGTTTTATGACTTATAATCTGGCCGTAAATTTACCGGGAAGAATTGCCGCATTTGCCCCAGTTGCCGGAAATATGTATGCCAATAATGGTAATTATTCCTATTTCAGCAGTCCCAATTTCAAGCCTGTTCCCATCCTGCATATCCATGGAGATCCCGATGGAACTGTCGATTATCCCGACCCGGATCACCAGCCAACCAATTGGAGCGAGTGGCCGCTTACTGAGTTTTCCTATTATACCTGCGGCAAAATTACATACACGCTTCCCAACGCGACGATTGCAACCAATGTTACAAAACTTTCATTTTGCGTGGGCTCGCCGCCTGCTACAAAGGAAATTTCGCTTATTCGTGTAGCGGGTGCCGGTCATAGCTGGCCTGCGGTCGCGGGATTCAATCCGGCTCAGGTTATCTGGGATTTTGTCAAAGCTTATTCCATTACAACGGTGCCTTCCTGTGTGGTTGTTCCCGAAACACCCACCTATGTTGAAGGCACAATTCATACGCAGGGAAATGCGATAATGAGTCCTTGTAATGAGGTGTTTATACCAAGAGGAATGAATTATTCGCTGGCCGATGACTGGGAATTTCCGGCCAATATGAATGGAGATCCAACCGGTGTAAATAATGAATTGTCGGCCGAAATAATTAAGGCAAAACCAAATATTGTCAGAATTGAATGGTATGCCAACCGTGCTGCAAACTGGAAACCGTATTCAGTGGCAGACCTGGACGTTGTAATTACCCGTTTTCGAAATGCAGGAATTGTTTCAGTAATGGATCTGCATGACCTGACTTGCTCAAACGATTATACCCAATTTAATAACATCATTTTACCTTGGTGGAAACAGCAATCCGTAAAAGATTTGATTGCCAAACACAAAGGTTATGTCCTTGTAAATGTGGCCAACGAATTTGGAAATGTGAACTGGGCCTCGGATAAATCAGCAGCTTATACAACCTGGTTGAATCATTATAAAGCTGTCATCACAGATTTGCGTAGCGCCGGAATCCAGGTTCCGCTTATGATTGATGCACCGGATTGCGGACAAAGTCTGGATATCGCATTGCAGGCTGGTGCCGCGCTCAGAATGGAGGATCCCCTGCACAACATTATTATGAGTGCGCATGCCTATTGGTATGCGGATAATGCTGCCGCCATGGAAACCCGGGTACAGCAAATTGCCAATGCTGCATTTCCAATTGTTTTGGGAGAAATTGCGAATATCCAGGATGCCACGGGACCTTGCTCTAATACGATTCCGGCTTATAAAGATCTGCTTCAAAGCTGTCAGAATCATAATGTTGGCTGGCTGGCCTGGACGTGGACTGATGATTTTTGCGAAGGAATAAACGGTCGGCGGATGAGTATGAATGGCAGTTTTACCAATCTTTCAACCTATGGAAACACGATTGTAAATGATCCGAATTTTGGACTTGCCACACACGCCACGAAAATGAACGTGCAATGTTTGAGCGGACCGCTGCCTGTTAAATTACAATCTTTTGAAGCAAAAGAAACCGAAGAAAACCAGATTTTGGTTCAGTGGAAAACGAGTAGTGAAATCAATTTTAAACAATTCGAACTTGAAAGAAGTGTGGATGGAAAACGTTTTGAGCAATTGGCTATTTTGAAGCCTGAAGCTGCTTCAAACAATTTCAACTACAATTTTGCAGATACCAAACTTATAGAACCAACCTATTATTACCGGCTAAAAATGGTGGATCTGGATGAAACATTTGCCTATTCCGGCATAGTATCTGTTGAAAGAAAAAGTTTTGATCCAGTTGTGGTTTATCCTTCACCAACGCGTGATTTTATCCAGATTAAGGCCAGTGAAAATGTTTTTCCGGCCAAAATTAAAATTATAGATCAATCAGGAAGAATTGTATTATCCCAGACAGTTTTAAAGCAAAGTCAAAAAATAAGCATTGACGGACTTTCTGCTGGAATATATATCATTTCAATGCAGGACATAGTCGTTGGAAAAGTAATTGTTCAAGGAAAATAA
- a CDS encoding sensor histidine kinase — protein MKLRLIEFWLATLCWIFSIYTFLDNAFSAKQPHRAYIEEMTQLFAQKGLLYDYYTYHLLPQISVATGLYLCFIFLNNWVFPKYQPRKKWNIIAIFLLFTFAFLTTVYASYYRYDNFLTYPSFGESFINCVPITFKIFLLFLAYTIVKNLILFYLVVDNQSQNLRARIVREVVVVFLIWVVVLFVLVKSDNNDFGPFWLGVFPCGYFVYVFNLYFLIPRYHKDPNQIMAYVVRLVFVLILSGFVSMIFLKGIDKLPPPMAFITMDFLVFAIAVIFSLFIYNQNKDQLQQLYSLKTELGKSSADLQFLRSQINPHFLFNVLNTLYGTAIQERAERTSEGIQKLGDMMRFMLYENNLDQIPVAREIDYLKDYIHLQNLRLAKSENIKVEVNISENACQHSIAPMLLIPFIENAYKHGISLQNRSWINISIRCQESKLELDVYNSIHVKNQPDPESDHKGIGLENVRQRLELMYPEKYELQIRESQIEYFVHLTLSF, from the coding sequence ATGAAACTACGATTGATTGAATTTTGGCTGGCAACACTTTGCTGGATTTTCAGTATTTATACATTTCTGGATAATGCTTTTTCCGCAAAACAGCCGCACCGGGCCTATATTGAGGAGATGACACAGCTATTTGCACAAAAAGGTTTGCTGTACGATTATTACACCTATCATCTTTTACCACAAATTTCGGTTGCTACCGGTTTATATCTTTGTTTTATTTTTCTTAACAACTGGGTTTTCCCAAAGTATCAGCCACGGAAAAAATGGAATATTATTGCCATTTTTTTGCTATTCACATTTGCATTTCTAACAACGGTATACGCCAGTTATTATCGTTACGACAACTTCCTGACTTATCCTTCCTTTGGTGAAAGTTTTATTAATTGTGTCCCGATTACGTTCAAAATATTTCTATTGTTTTTAGCCTACACAATTGTTAAAAACCTGATTTTATTTTATCTGGTTGTAGATAATCAAAGTCAGAATTTACGTGCAAGAATCGTACGGGAAGTCGTTGTAGTTTTCTTGATATGGGTGGTAGTTCTGTTTGTTTTGGTCAAGAGCGATAATAACGATTTTGGCCCTTTCTGGCTCGGTGTGTTTCCATGTGGTTATTTCGTTTATGTTTTTAACTTATATTTTTTAATCCCACGTTATCACAAAGATCCTAATCAGATCATGGCCTATGTTGTCAGGCTCGTGTTTGTATTAATTCTTTCAGGATTTGTTTCAATGATCTTTTTAAAAGGTATTGACAAACTTCCGCCGCCGATGGCATTTATAACAATGGATTTTCTTGTTTTTGCGATAGCGGTTATTTTCTCATTGTTTATTTACAATCAAAATAAAGATCAGCTTCAACAGCTATATTCACTCAAAACAGAGTTGGGGAAATCTTCGGCCGACCTACAATTTCTTCGATCACAAATCAATCCTCATTTTCTTTTTAATGTACTGAATACATTATACGGAACGGCTATTCAGGAGCGTGCGGAACGGACGTCTGAGGGAATTCAAAAACTTGGAGATATGATGCGGTTTATGCTTTATGAGAATAATCTGGACCAAATTCCGGTAGCACGCGAAATAGATTATCTGAAAGATTATATTCACTTGCAGAATCTGCGCCTGGCAAAGTCGGAAAATATCAAGGTTGAAGTAAATATTTCCGAAAATGCATGTCAGCATTCTATTGCGCCCATGCTTTTGATTCCGTTTATCGAAAATGCTTACAAACATGGAATAAGTTTGCAGAATCGTTCATGGATCAATATTTCCATAAGGTGTCAGGAAAGCAAACTTGAACTGGATGTTTACAATAGTATTCATGTCAAAAATCAGCCAGATCCGGAAAGTGATCATAAAGGAATTGGTTTGGAAAATGTCCGACAAAGGCTGGAATTGATGTATCCCGAGAAATATGAATTACAAATCAGGGAATCACAGATAGAATATTTTGTACACCTTACTTTAAGTTTTTAG
- a CDS encoding (2Fe-2S)-binding protein: protein METEDFENQYPEDSSGIGEGGSTRRAFLTQLGLGGVGLAAVPLFSQAKAQTIPVAEVDMLKVTMSVNGKKQMLTIDSRLTLLDALREKLDLTGTKKGCDHGQCGACTVLVDNRRINSCLRLTAMCDGAEITTIEGLAKGEDLHPVQEAFIKHDAYQCGYCTPGQICSAVGLIQEGRAKTDADIRESMSGNICRCGAYQHILDAIKDVQQQA from the coding sequence ATGGAAACAGAAGATTTTGAAAATCAATATCCGGAAGATTCTTCCGGCATTGGTGAAGGCGGATCTACCCGCAGAGCTTTTTTGACACAATTGGGTTTGGGAGGAGTCGGACTTGCGGCCGTGCCATTATTTTCACAGGCAAAAGCCCAAACCATACCAGTTGCGGAAGTAGACATGTTAAAAGTAACCATGTCCGTTAATGGTAAAAAACAAATGCTGACCATCGATTCACGTTTGACCTTATTGGATGCGCTTCGTGAAAAACTGGATTTAACAGGAACCAAAAAGGGATGCGACCACGGACAATGCGGAGCATGTACAGTTCTGGTTGATAATCGTAGAATTAATTCTTGTCTACGCTTGACTGCCATGTGCGACGGAGCAGAAATTACAACCATTGAAGGATTGGCAAAAGGGGAGGATCTTCATCCTGTACAGGAAGCTTTTATCAAACACGATGCTTACCAGTGCGGATATTGTACGCCCGGTCAAATTTGTTCGGCAGTCGGTCTAATACAGGAAGGGAGAGCCAAAACGGACGCAGATATACGGGAATCTATGAGCGGGAATATCTGCCGGTGCGGAGCCTACCAGCATATTCTTGATGCGATTAAAGATGTTCAGCAACAAGCTTAA
- a CDS encoding glycoside hydrolase family 18 protein, translated as MKIHQILSALLIFSLSTIASAQTSKSKKYIVNGYVGGFRGLVNTEQIDAKKLTHINYAFVNVQDSLAVLTNLATDSTNFRKLNALKLINPDLKIVISIGGWAWSENFSDAVLTESSRKKFAVSSVEIIRQYDLDGVDIDWEYPGMKGEEGNIYRPEDKQNFTLMFKAIREELDKLAFEKNKKYLLTTAVGGSKSFVEHTEMGNVAKYTDYILIMTYDYGGKNGTVGHHTNLFADKADSTMSSADRSVQNFIAAGVPAEKIGLGAAFYGKGWEAENITGNGLGQKRIKSVQGGGYTKIKDTLINQNGYKKFYDKKAKASYLFNPTTKVLITYDDEKSIKAKCKYVKKKKLAGIFFWEYFSDPKGYLLSEINADLD; from the coding sequence ATGAAAATTCATCAGATTCTGAGCGCACTGCTTATTTTTAGTTTGTCAACGATTGCTTCCGCACAAACATCAAAATCAAAAAAATACATTGTTAACGGTTATGTAGGAGGTTTTAGGGGACTGGTTAATACGGAGCAGATTGATGCGAAAAAACTTACTCATATCAACTATGCTTTTGTAAATGTGCAGGATAGTCTGGCTGTTCTTACCAATCTGGCCACCGATTCTACAAATTTCAGAAAACTGAATGCGCTTAAACTTATCAACCCAGACTTGAAAATTGTCATTTCTATTGGAGGATGGGCATGGAGTGAGAATTTTTCAGACGCAGTACTGACAGAGTCTTCAAGAAAAAAATTTGCTGTTTCAAGTGTTGAGATAATTCGTCAGTATGATCTGGATGGCGTTGACATTGACTGGGAATATCCAGGCATGAAAGGTGAGGAAGGAAATATTTACAGACCCGAAGACAAACAGAATTTTACGCTGATGTTCAAAGCAATTCGTGAGGAGCTTGATAAACTGGCATTTGAAAAAAATAAAAAATATCTGCTTACAACTGCTGTCGGAGGATCCAAATCTTTCGTAGAGCACACCGAGATGGGTAACGTCGCAAAGTACACAGATTACATACTGATCATGACATATGATTACGGTGGAAAAAATGGAACAGTAGGCCACCACACCAATTTATTTGCAGATAAAGCTGATTCAACCATGTCATCCGCTGATCGTTCCGTGCAAAATTTTATTGCTGCCGGAGTTCCAGCTGAGAAAATAGGATTGGGTGCAGCATTTTATGGAAAAGGCTGGGAGGCTGAAAATATTACTGGAAATGGTTTGGGTCAAAAAAGAATAAAATCTGTGCAGGGTGGAGGTTATACCAAAATTAAGGATACGCTGATCAACCAGAACGGATACAAAAAATTCTACGACAAAAAAGCAAAAGCCTCTTACCTTTTCAATCCAACAACCAAGGTTCTCATCACTTATGATGACGAAAAATCCATCAAAGCGAAGTGTAAATACGTAAAAAAGAAAAAACTCGCAGGCATCTTTTTCTGGGAATATTTCAGCGATCCCAAAGGATATCTGCTCTCCGAAATCAACGCGGACCTGGATTAA
- a CDS encoding xanthine dehydrogenase family protein molybdopterin-binding subunit produces the protein MSAPLLVGQGVDRVDGRLKVTGGAKYAAEFNIENLAYGVTVQSTITKGHISKIDTTIAKKSPGVIDILTYRNAMQLHFPASSDPGQGKFAEKDLLPLQSDRIFYDGQHIAVVIAETFEQAEHAASLLQITYDKQDAIFDLKENIGKSYKPAKGLGGSEVQLKRGDAEKALQTAAVKIDETYTTPVYHHNAMEPHATIAQWNGDELMIYDATQSVAGSHSLMSQLIGVPKEKIRVVSYYIGGGFGSKGFSWPGTVMAVMSAKLVNRPVKLVLSRQQVFTTGGRRSQTIQNVALGADASGKISAIKHASTVETSFVDEFVEPAGVATAMLYASENLDVSHNLVRLNKGTPCPMRAPGEATGTFGLEVAMDELAYKLKMDPVKLRLVNYTETEPQKDKPFSSKNLKECYEKGAQAIGWGERSYEPRTMKDGKYLVGYGMATATYPANRGKSSAKAILFSDGHAEIECATQDIGTGTYTVMTQLAADTLNLPIDKVKVKLGDSKFPQGANSGGSQVTASVGPAIRAAAIGAIQKVAKLVVNDKNSPLYKMDPENLVLKDGLLVSNGNGKKGESLFDILKRNNLSQIEGQASVNVSTRGQQQEANPAAGSAEEAVQKESANNEAIKSDEAVDRKSYAFHSFGAHFVKVRVDPELGKVYIDKIVGVMDIGKVMNLKLAKNQIMGGQIFGIGMALMEGTEYDPVRGRVVTRDLANYLVPVHADMPDFEVIFLDKPDLLISPIGARGIGEIGITGITAAIVNAVYHATGIRVRDLPIRPDKLIMV, from the coding sequence ATGAGCGCACCATTATTAGTTGGACAGGGCGTCGACCGGGTTGACGGCCGCCTGAAAGTTACCGGTGGCGCAAAATATGCAGCCGAATTTAACATTGAAAATCTGGCTTATGGCGTTACCGTGCAAAGCACGATCACCAAAGGTCATATCAGTAAAATTGATACTACAATCGCAAAGAAATCTCCGGGCGTAATTGACATTCTTACATATAGAAATGCGATGCAGCTTCACTTTCCGGCCAGCTCGGATCCAGGCCAGGGCAAATTTGCAGAAAAGGATTTATTGCCGTTGCAAAGCGACAGAATCTTTTATGACGGACAGCATATAGCCGTGGTTATTGCAGAAACTTTTGAACAGGCAGAACACGCAGCTTCGCTTTTGCAAATCACTTATGACAAGCAGGATGCCATTTTTGACCTGAAAGAAAATATAGGGAAATCATATAAGCCGGCTAAGGGACTTGGTGGATCAGAAGTTCAGTTGAAGCGCGGCGATGCTGAAAAAGCACTTCAAACTGCTGCCGTTAAAATTGATGAAACCTACACCACACCCGTTTATCATCACAATGCCATGGAACCGCATGCAACGATTGCGCAATGGAATGGCGATGAGCTGATGATTTATGATGCTACACAATCGGTGGCCGGCAGCCATAGTTTAATGTCGCAATTAATTGGTGTTCCGAAGGAAAAAATCCGCGTTGTCTCGTATTATATTGGTGGAGGTTTTGGGTCAAAAGGTTTTTCGTGGCCGGGTACTGTTATGGCGGTAATGTCCGCAAAACTGGTCAATCGTCCGGTTAAACTTGTATTGAGTCGTCAACAGGTTTTCACAACAGGCGGCCGCCGGTCGCAGACAATCCAAAACGTTGCATTGGGCGCCGATGCCTCCGGGAAAATTTCTGCCATAAAACATGCATCAACAGTTGAAACTTCTTTTGTCGACGAATTTGTAGAGCCGGCAGGTGTGGCAACCGCCATGTTATATGCAAGTGAAAATCTGGATGTAAGTCACAATCTGGTACGTTTGAACAAAGGAACGCCGTGTCCAATGCGTGCGCCTGGTGAAGCTACGGGTACCTTTGGGCTGGAAGTTGCGATGGATGAGCTGGCGTATAAGTTAAAAATGGATCCGGTGAAATTGCGCTTGGTAAATTATACTGAAACGGAGCCGCAAAAGGACAAACCATTTTCTTCAAAAAATCTGAAAGAATGTTATGAAAAAGGTGCTCAGGCTATTGGCTGGGGAGAAAGATCATACGAGCCCCGTACGATGAAAGACGGGAAATATCTTGTTGGATATGGGATGGCCACGGCAACATATCCTGCCAATAGAGGGAAATCTTCGGCTAAGGCAATACTTTTTTCAGACGGTCACGCTGAAATAGAATGTGCAACCCAGGATATTGGAACCGGCACTTATACCGTCATGACTCAGCTGGCGGCTGATACTTTGAATCTGCCTATTGATAAAGTTAAAGTGAAACTGGGTGATAGTAAATTTCCACAAGGTGCAAATTCCGGTGGTTCTCAGGTAACGGCGAGTGTAGGTCCGGCAATTCGTGCTGCGGCAATAGGAGCAATTCAAAAAGTGGCGAAACTGGTTGTGAACGATAAAAATTCTCCACTTTACAAAATGGATCCGGAAAATCTGGTATTAAAAGATGGACTACTGGTTTCCAACGGAAATGGGAAAAAAGGAGAAAGTTTATTTGATATTTTGAAAAGGAATAATTTGTCTCAGATTGAAGGTCAGGCTTCTGTCAATGTTTCTACACGTGGTCAGCAGCAGGAAGCAAATCCGGCTGCCGGAAGTGCCGAGGAAGCGGTTCAAAAGGAAAGTGCAAATAATGAGGCTATAAAATCAGATGAAGCGGTTGACAGGAAAAGTTATGCATTCCATTCGTTTGGTGCCCATTTTGTCAAAGTCCGAGTCGATCCTGAACTAGGGAAAGTTTACATCGATAAAATCGTTGGTGTTATGGATATTGGTAAGGTTATGAATTTGAAACTTGCCAAAAACCAGATTATGGGCGGACAGATTTTCGGTATTGGAATGGCACTCATGGAAGGAACAGAATATGATCCGGTACGTGGCAGAGTAGTAACACGAGACCTTGCCAATTACCTGGTTCCGGTTCATGCAGATATGCCCGATTTTGAGGTCATCTTTCTTGATAAGCCAGATTTGCTCATTTCACCAATTGGTGCCAGAGGTATAGGTGAAATTGGAATAACCGGAATAACTGCGGCCATTGTCAATGCGGTTTATCATGCGACAGGAATCAGGGTGAGAGATTTGCCTATCCGGCCTGATAAACTGATCATGGTATAA
- a CDS encoding LytR/AlgR family response regulator transcription factor yields the protein MNGTIKSIAVDDEPIALEIIESLAAKVSFLSLQASFVNAFDAIEYLQQNPVDLIFLDIKMPDISGFELLKLLDSQPLVIFTTAYTEHAVKSYELDAIDYLLKPFSSERFIKACNKAAEVLEFRRKNLNQKPDFLFIKSGFEQVKVFYNEILYIESAGNYMVFMLQNDKILSRLTMKEVLHLLPETDFIRVHRSFIVSKNHVSKIERNQLHIGKSVIPVGSMFSEDVTNYFSGVIL from the coding sequence ATGAATGGAACAATTAAATCGATTGCAGTTGATGATGAGCCTATTGCGTTAGAAATTATTGAATCGCTGGCAGCAAAAGTTTCCTTTTTAAGCTTACAGGCCAGTTTTGTCAATGCTTTTGACGCAATAGAATATTTGCAGCAAAATCCTGTCGACCTGATTTTTCTGGATATTAAAATGCCGGATATTTCAGGATTTGAATTATTAAAATTACTTGATAGTCAGCCGCTTGTTATTTTCACCACTGCCTATACGGAACATGCCGTTAAAAGTTATGAGCTGGATGCTATCGATTATTTACTCAAACCATTTTCTTCCGAACGTTTTATAAAAGCCTGTAATAAAGCCGCAGAGGTATTGGAATTTCGTAGAAAAAATTTGAATCAAAAACCAGATTTTCTATTTATCAAATCTGGTTTTGAACAGGTAAAAGTATTCTACAATGAAATCCTGTATATTGAAAGTGCGGGAAATTATATGGTTTTTATGCTGCAAAATGACAAAATTTTGTCCCGTCTTACTATGAAAGAAGTTTTGCACCTTTTACCGGAAACTGATTTTATTCGCGTACACCGGTCTTTCATTGTTTCAAAAAATCATGTCAGCAAAATTGAACGGAATCAATTGCACATTGGAAAAAGTGTAATTCCTGTTGGCAGTATGTTTTCAGAAGATGTAACGAATTATTTCTCCGGTGTCATTTTGTAA